From the Variovorax paradoxus genome, the window GCGATCCGGACGGCAACACCGTCGAGCTCAAGGGGCCGGCCGCCTAGGTTGCCGGCCCGGCCGCCTGCGCGCGGCCGTCTTTCCCGGCTTTCGTTTCCGATTTGTACGCCACTGTGTCCGGACGGCGCGGCGTACACACGCGCATGCAAATCTGCCGGTGGCTCGACACATCGTGGATACAGCCCCTCGATGTAATTCATACATCGCCACCGACGACACATGCACCGAGGAGGCGATGGTGTTCAACCCGCTCCTTCACCCTTCATCTTCGAAAGACACTGCCATGCAAACCACCAAGCTCCTCATCGCCGCCGCCGCTCTTTCCGCTTTCGCCATGGGCGCCAGCGCGGAGGACTACCAGGGCGTCCTGCAATTCCAGTCGTCCGCCAGCCGCACCGCGGTGCAGGCCGCAGGCGTGGTCGCAGCGCACGGCGCCGACCCGTATGCCGAAGGCGCGTCGGCCGGCGTGCCCGCCGTCGTCGCCGGCCTGAGCGATCGTGCCCAGGCCCGCGCCGACGCCATCGCCGCGGCCCGCGCCGGCAACATCTACGCCGACGGTGCCGGTGCCGGCCCGAGCGAACGCTTCGCCAGCACGCTCGACCGCGCCACCGTGCGCGCCCAGGCCGTCGCAACGGCCCACGGCATCGACCGCCTGGCCCTCTGAGCCCGGCGCCGCCGAATCGATTTCCAACTCCAACCAGCGTCATCCGAAGGAATCACCATGACCGACAAGCAAGTCCTCTACACCGGCAAGACCCACACCACCGGCGGCCGCCTGGGCGCCTCGCGCAGCAGCGACGGCAACCTCGACATCCAGCTGTCGCCGCCCGGCGGCAACGGCGCGGGCACCAACCCAGAGCAGTTGTTCGCGGCCGGCTGGTCGGCCTGCTTCATCGGCGCCATGGGCAAGGCCGCGGGCGGCCTGAAGGTCAAGCTGCCGGCCGACCTGTCGGTGGACGCCGAGGTCGACCTCGTGCTGCAGGAAGGCCAGTACTTCCTGCAGGCGCGGCTGAACGTGAGCCTGCCGGGCCTCGACCGCGACACCGCGCGCAACGTCGTCGACACGGCGCACCAGACCTGCCCGTACTCCAAGCTCACGCGCGGCAACATCAACGTCGAGCTGAACCTGGTCTGAGGCCGGTCCTCTTCACGCGCGGCCCGCCTCCTGTTTGCAGCGGGCGGGCTCGCGCATAGACTGCGCCTTCTCCGCAACCCAGCCCGGCCTCGCCGCCGGGACGTGACGTATGAGCAGCAGCAAGGTCTTCTTCGATGTGGGCATTTCGCTCGACGGCTGCATGGCGGGCCTGGACGCCAGCCCCGCCAACCCGATGGGCGACGGTGCGCGCGCCATGCACGCCTGGATCTTCCAGACCGCCACCTTCCGGGACATCCTCGGCATCCCTGGCGGCGAACGGGGCACGCCTGACGACCTGCGTGTGCAGCAGGTTTTCGCGCGGGCCGGCGCCTACGTGATGGGGCGGCGCATGTTCGACGAAGGCGAGGTCGCCTGGCCCGAGAACCCGCCGTTTCGCGCGCCCGTGTACGTGCTCACGCATTCGCCGCGCGAACCCTGGGTGCGGCAAGGCGGCACCACCTTCCATTTCGTGACCGACGGTCTCGAGAGCGCGCTGTCGCAAGCCCGGGCCGCGGCCGGCGACAAGGACGTGCGCATCTCCGGCGGCATCGACACCGTCCAGCAGGCGATCCAGGCGGGCGTGCTCGACGAATGCACGATCCACCTTGCGCCGATCCTGCTGGGTGCGGGCCGGCGGCTGTTCGACGGCATCGAGCCCGAAAAGATGAAGCTGGTGCCCGTGCGCGCCGACAGTTCGGCGCTGGTGACGCACCTGGACTACAGGTTCGACCGGCCTGCGTGAAGCGGTGGCCGGCGTTGCCTAGGCCGCCCGCCCGATGACCGCCACCGCGAACACCGCCACGCCCAGCGCGAGGTTCACCGTCACCAGCTGGCGCACCGTGTCCAGCCGCGCCGCGGCCACCGGCCAGGCGCTCTGTTCCACTGCATGCCGCAGCGCCCTGAACACCGAGGCGCGGATGTAGACGTAGATCGCGGCCATCACGATCGCGATGCCCATCATGGCCTCCACGCGCCAGTGCACGCCGCGGAAGCCGCCGGTGGCAAGGATCATCGCCACGCCGGTCACGAACAGCAGCGTGACGGCGGCGTCCACGCCGACGAAGAAGCGCCGCAGCGTCGCCACCATCATGCGCAGGCGCAGCGGCGGTTCCAGCGTGGCGACGGCCGAGGGCCGCACCGCGAAGTGCAGGGTGGCCATGCCGCCGACCCAGAAGGCGGCGCACAGCAGGTGGACGAAGAGAGGGACGACGTAGGACATGGGGCCCGATCAGAACACCGAAAGGGCCGCGTGCGCAATGCGGCGCTTCAGGCGGCGACGCTGCGCTTTCGCGCGGCGGGCCGTTTCTCGGTTGCCAGCCCCGCCGTGTCGGCGTAGCGCCGCATGTCCGCCACGATGCGGCGCAGCAGCTCCGAAGCGGCCGGCGACAGCATGCGTCCGTGGCGCGACACGATGTGCGAGCGGCCCTGCGACAGCAGCGGGTTCTTCATCGGCAGCTCGATCAGGTCGGGGCTGGTGGCGTTGGGCGTGAGCGAGATGCGGGTGCCCAGCGTGTAGCCCAGGCCGGCCGACACGAAGTGGCCGAGCGCGCTGAACGAGGTGGTGACGAGCGTCGACGGAAGCCGCACGCCTTCGCTGATCTCGGCCGCTTCGATGTGCTGGCGCACGCCGAAGTTGCGGTGCAGCGTGGCGCCGGGGTAGGGCAGCAGGTCGGCGAGCTTCAGCGGCCGGCCGAGCTGCGCCAGCGGATGCGCGCGCAGCACCATGGCCTGGATCGGCTGCGGATGCGACTCGTGCGAGGTGAGCCGCTCGTCCTTCGGCGGCTGGAACAGCATGCCGATGTGGGCGCGCTCCTCGACCACGCGCCGCACGATCTCGTCGGTGCTCGCCACGTCGAGGTCGATGGTGATCTTCGGGTGCGTGGTCATGAACTCGCGCAGGCTGTGGCGCATGAGCCAGTCGACGTAGCCCTCGCCGGCCACGATGTCGATGTGGCCCCGCTCGATCTTGCGGATGCTGTCCATCTGCGCCATGAGGTGCTGCTTCTGGCTGTTCTGGCGCCGCACGTAGCCGGCCAGCATCTCGCCCGCGTCGGTCGGCGCCACGCCGCGGCCGTGGCGCTCCAGCAGCGGCACGCCGCATTCCTGCTCGAGGATGCCGATGGCGCGGCTCACGGCCGAGGGGTCCATGTCGAGCACGTCGGCGGCGGCGCGCACCGAACCGCTGTCGAGCACCTGCATGAAGTAGCGCACGCGGCGCGTGTCGAGCCTGTCGTCCATCGCCCGGTCTCCTGAGTGTTGCATCTGATGCATCGAATATCCCGATTTACGGTCATTGATGCAATGGGCTTGCGTGCGCAAACTTGCCGGCATTCGTTCCAACCGCGCCAGATGAGCCCCCACCGATGACCTCTGCTGCCTCCGCTTTCGCCACAGCCGCGCCCGCCGGCGCCTCCGGAAAACTCAGGCTTGCGCTCGTCACGCTGGCGATCGTGGCGGCGGCCGAGCTCATCGGCCCGGTGCAGTTCAGCGTCGGGCCCGGCAAGGTCGCGCTGCTGCCGATGCTCTGGGCGCTGCTGCTTGCGGCCGCGTGGGGCATTGCACACCGGCGCTTGCCGGGTGCGGTGCGAGTGGCCACCGCCGAGCAGACCCTGGCCGGCGGCCTGCTGAACGCGGGCCTGCTGCTGTTCGTGGTGAAGCTGGGCCTCACGGTCGGCGCCGCGCTGCCGCAGGTGCGGCAGGCCGGTTGGGCGCTGCTGTTCCAGGAGTTCGGCCATGCGCTGGGCACGCTGGCCCTGGGCCTGCCGCTGGCGCTCATGCTGGGCATCAAGCGCGAGGCCGTGGGCGCCACCTTCTCGGTGGGCCGCGAGGGCAACCTCGTGATCATCGGAGAGAAGTACGGCATGGCCTCGCCCGAGGGCCGCGGCGTGCTGGCCGAGTACATCACCGGCACCGTGCTGGGCGCGCTCTTCATCGCGGTGCTGGCGGGCTTCATCGCGAGCCTGCACATCTTCGATCCGCGCTCGCTCGCCATGGGCGCCGGCGTGGGCTCGGGCAGCCTGATGGCCGCGGCGCTGGGCGCCATCGCCGCGCAGCAGCCGGCGCAGATGCTGCCGCAGCTCACCGCGATTGCCGCTGCGTCGAACCTGCTGACCACCGTGGCGGGCTTCTACTTCACGCTGTTCCTCTCGCTGCCGCTGTGCTCGTGGCTGTACGGCAAGCTGGAGCCGGTGCTGGGCCGCTTCTCGAAGCGCGGCGCGCAGGATGGCGCGGGCACCGCGGCCACCGCGGCCGTCTCGCAGGCCAGCATCGGGCATGGCGGCGCCATGCCGCTGCGCGACACGCTCATCGCCTGGGCGGTGGTGGGCGGCGGCGTGCTGATCGGCAATTCGCTGACCTACAAGGTGCCGATGCTGGTGTCGCTCGAAGGCATGGCCGCCGTCGTGGCCATCGCGCTGGTGGTCGAAGGCATCAAGCGCCTGCTGCCGCGCCTGCCGATGGTGCTGGTGCTGTCGGTGGTGGCCACGGTGGTGGGCATTCCGGGGCTGTTCCCGTTCTCCGACGCGCTCATCGCCATCACCGCCAAGCTCAATTTCCTGGCCTTCACCACGCCGGTGCTCGCGCTGGCCGGCTTCTCGGTCGCGAAGGACCTGCCGGTGTTCCGCCAGCTCGGCTGGCGCATCGTGGTGGTGTCGCTCACCGCCACCGCCGGGACCTTCCTCGGTGCAACATTGATCGCCGAATTCTTCCACTGACCTCACGAGAGACCCCACCATGTACCGCGACCCCGAAATCGCCGAAGACACCCGCGCGCGCATGCAGGCCTGGCGCCGCGACATCCATGCCAACCCCGAGACCGCGTTCGAGGAGCACCGCACCGCCAACGTGGTCGCCAACGCGCTGATGCTCATGGGCCTGCCGGTGCATCGCGGCCTGGCCGGCACGGGCGTGGTCGGCACGCTGAAGAACGGCGAAGGTCCGAGCATCGCGCTGCGCGCCGACCTCGACGCGCTGAACATGCAGGAGCTTGGCACGCAGGCGCATGCGTCGAAGTGCGTGGGCAAGATGCACGCCTGCGGCCACGACGGCCACACGGCGATGCTGCTGGGCGCGGCCGAGCACCTGTCGCGGCACAGGCCGTTCAAGGGCACCGTGCATTTCGTGTTCCAGCCGGCCGAGGAGAACGAAGGCGGCGGGCGCGTGATGGTGGAAGAGGGCCTGTTCGAGCAGTTCCCGGCCGACGCTGTGTACGGCATGCACAACTTCCCGAGCCTGCCGCGCGGCCGGTTCGCGATCCGCAAGGGCACGATGACGGCCTTTCTGGACACTTTCGAGATCGTGGTCACCGGCAAGGGCAGCCACGGCGCCATGCCCGAGACCGGCATCGACTCGGTGGTGGTTTCGGCGCAGCTCGTGAACGCGCTGCAGACCATCGTGAGCCGCCGCACCGGAGCGACCGACTCGGCCGTGGTGAGCGTCACGCAGATCCACGGCGGCGACACCTGGAACGTGATTCCCGAGACCGTGGTGCTGCGCGGCACGGTGCGCACGCTCGATGCCGCCATCCAGGACAAGACGCAGGCGGCGATGCAGCAGATCTGCGACGGCGTGGCCGCCACGCACGGCGCGAAGGTGGCGCTCGAATACCGCCGCGGCTATCCCGGCGTGGTGAACACGCCCGCCGAGACCGACGCCGCCATCGCCGCCGCGGCCAGCCTGGTCGACCGCGAGCAGGTGCACACCGACATCCCGCCGGCCATGGGTTCGGAGGACTTCGCCTTCATGCTGCAGAAGCGCCCGGGTGCGTACATCGGCATCGGCGCGGGCGAGGGCCCGAACGACCCGAACGTGCACAACCCGTACTACGACTTCAACGACAACATCCTCCCGCTGGGCGCGGCGTACTGGGTGGCGCTGGTGAAACAGCAGCTTCCGGCGCAGCCGGGCGCATGATGCGCTGATGCTGTCGGCCTTCGACATCTTCAAGATCGGGATCGGCCCGTCGAGCTCGCACACCGTGGGCCCGATGCGCGCGGCGCTGATGTTCGCGCAGTCGCTCGAGCGGCGCGGCGTGCTCGCGCGCGTGGCGCGGCTGCAGGTGGAGCTGTTCGGCTCGCTCGGCGCCACGGGCCACGGCCATGCGACCGACCAGGGCGTGATCCTCGGCCTGTTCGGCGACGCGCCCGACACCGTGCGGCCCGAGACCGTGCAACCCCGGCTCGATGCGCTGCGCCGCAGCGGCCGGCTGAGCCTGCTGGGCACCGCGCCCATTGCCTTCGACCGCGTGCGCGACATCGCCTTTCGCGGCGAGGAGTCGCTGCCCGAACATCCCAACGCGATGCGTTTCGCAGCCTTCGCGGGCGACGGCGCCGTGCTGGCCGAGACCACGTACTTCTCGGTCGGCGGCGGTTTCGTCGTGGAAGGCGGCCAGGCCGCGGCCGGGACGGTGGCCACGGCCGCTGCCGTGCCGCATCCGTTCTCGACCGGCGACGAGCTCATGGCGCAGTGCGCGGCCACCGGCCTTTCGGTGGCCGAGCTGATGCTTCGCAACGAATGCACGTGGCGGCCGGAGGCCGAGGTGCGCAGCGGCCTGCTGCGCATCTGGGGCGTGATGCAGCAGTGCGTGCAGCGCGGCTTCGGCATCGACAATCCGCTGGCCGTGCAACCCATGCCCGGCCCGCTGCGCATGCGCCGCCGCGCGAGCGAGCTGCACCGCGAACTGCTGGCGCAGGCGGGCGCGGCCGATCCGCTCGCGGCCATGGACTGGGTCAACGCCTTCGCCATGGCGGTGAACGAGGAAAACGCCGCCGGCGGGCGCGTGGTCACCGCGCCCACCAACGGCGCGGCCGGCGTGGTGCCCGCGGTGATGCACTACTACCAGCGCTTCGTGCCGCAGGCGAGCGACGACGGCATCGTCGACTTCCTGCTCACCGCCGCGGCCATCGGCATGCTCTACAAGACCAACGCGTCCATTTCCGGCGCCGAGGTCGGCTGCCAGGGCGAGGTCGGCGTGGCCTGCTCGATGGCGGCCGGCGCGCTGGCCGCGGTGCTCGGCGCCACGCCGGCGCAGGTCGAGAACGCGGCCGAGATCGGCATGGAGCACAACCTCGGCCTCACCTGCGACCCGGTGGGCGGCATGGTGCAGATACCGTGCGTGGAGCGCAACGCGATGGGCGCGGTGAAGGCCATCAACGCGGCGCGCATGGCGCTGCGCGGCGACGGCAGCCACTACGTGTCGCTCGACGCCGTCATCCGCACCATGAAGCAGACCGGCGAGGACATGAAGTCCACCTACAAGGAAACCTCGCTCGGCGGGCTCGCGGTGAACGTGGTGGAGTGCTGACGCGCGCGCCGCCGATCGGCCGGCGTCCGGGGGTCAGGGCACGAACATGTCCCACGGCCCCTTGCCCTCCGGCAGCCCGGGCCGCGCGGTGAGCGAGGCCAGCGGCTCGCCGGCCTCGAAGCGCGCGATCAACGCCTCGGGCTCGAACACCACGCCCATGAAGTTCTCCGCATAGGCGCCGCCCGCGAAGAAGGCGCTGATGTCTTCGGCGGTCTCGAACACGTCGTGCTGCAGTTCGAGCCGGTGGCCGTCGGGGTCGCGGTAGTACATCGACACGGTCGGCCCGTGGTTGATGCACCAGTAGGGCCGGATGCCTCGCGCGGCCAGCCGGCGGTAGTTGGCCAGCAGCTCGCCGAGCGAACCGTAGGTGAAGGCGATGTGTTCCAGCCCCGTGCTGGCGTCGGCCTCGTGCTTCAGGCCCGGCGGCGCGATCAGGCCGATGCGGTGGTGTTCGTCGTCGTAGGTCAGGAAGCACAGCATGTCGTTCTCGAATGCGGCATGCGCCTGCAGCACCTCGAGGTACCAGGCGCGCGAACGCGCGAGGTCGCTCACGCGCAGCACCACGTGCGCGAGCTTGACGGGGCGCAGCGCGGCGCGGGTGAAGTCGGGCAGGGCACGGGCGGGCAGGGCGATGTCGTTCATGGCGTGTTTCCTTGTTCCGGGAATGCGTTGCTCAGGCCTCGGGCTCTTCGATGACGCGGTTCTCGATGTGGCCGATGCCTTCGATCTCCACGCGCACCACGTCGCCCGGCACCAGGTAGCGCGGCGGGTCCATCAGCCCGCCCACGCCCGCGGGGCTGCCGGTGGCCAGCACGTCGCCGGGCTCCAGCGTGAAGGCGGTGCTCAGTTCGACCAGCATGGCCTCTATGCGGTGGATCATCTGCGCGGTGCTGCCGTTCTGCCGCAGCTCGCCGTTGACCCAGGTGCGCAGCCGCAGCGCATGCGGGTCGGCAATCTCGTCGTGCGTCACCAGCCAGGGGCCGAACGGGCCGTGCGTGTCGAAGGACTTGCCGAGCGTGTGCGTGGGCGCGCGCATCTGCCAGTCGCGCACGCTCAGGTCGTTCACCACCACGTAGCCCGCGACCATCGCCATCGCGTCTTCCGCGCGCACATGGCGGCAGCGCCGGCCGATGACCACGCCCAACTCGCCCTCGTAGTCGAACTGCCCGGACACGTGCGGCCGGTGCACCTCGTCGAAGGGCCCGGCCACGCACGACACCTGCTTGTTGAACCACACCTGCCCCGGTGCCCGCACCAGGCCCACCCTGGCTGCTTCGGCCAGGTGCGAGGCGTAGTTGCCGCCCAGGCCGAGGAACTTGCGCGGTGCGGGAACGGGCGCGGCCAGCCGCACGTCGGACAGCGCCACGCGCGGTGCGCCGTCCAGCGCGGCGCGCAGCCAGGCCATGCCTTCGTCGCCACGCGCGAGCAGTTCGCGCAGCCCGGGCGGCGCGCCGGGTCGTTCGCTCAGGTCGGCGATGCCGTCGTTTCGGACCACGCCGAAGCGAAGGGCGTCGCGGTGGTGGAAGCTGGCGAGTTTCATGGAACGTGAAGGTTGACCGTGGCGGAGCGATCGATGATGCTGATGGAACGAATGCAGAACAATTCGCCAAAAGAGAACGGATCGTTCTGCAGGCAGAACGACAACGAGGCGACAACAGAGCGAGACATGGAAGACTTCAACGACCTGGCCCTCTTCGCCCACGTGGTCACGCAGCAGGGCTTCAGCGCCGCGAGCCGCCACCTGGGCATTCCCAAGTCGCGCCTGAGCCGACGCATCTCCCAGCTCGAGGAACGCATGGGCGTGCGGCTGCTCCAGCGCAGCTCGCGCCGGCTGCTGCTCACCAGCGTGGGCCGGCAGTTCTACGAGCGCTGCCAGGCGACGGTGGCCGCGGGCGAGGAAGCCTTCGACGTGGTGCGCCAGGCCACCGCTCAGCCGCAGGGCCTGCTGCGCGTGAGCTGCCCGTTCACGCTCGCGCAGTTCTGGCTCACGCCGCTGATCCCGGCCTTCATGCGCGCCTGCCCCGGCGTGCGGCTGCGGCTCGAGGTGAGCAACCGGCGCGTCGATCCGCTGCAGGAGAACGTCGACGTGGTGCTGCGCGTGCGGCGCCCGCCCTTCGAGGATTCGAGCCTGGTCGCACGGCGCCTCGGCGGCACGGTCGACGTGCTGCTGGCGAGCCCGGCGCTGGTGGCGCGGCTCGGCACGCCGCAGGCGCTCGGCGACCTGGCCGCGTGGCCCGTGCTGTCGCTGCCCGACGGGAACGAGCGCTACCTGTGGACGCTGGAGCGCGGCGCGCAGGGCGAGAAACAATCGCTGTCGTTCACGCCGCATTTCGTCACCGACGACATGTTCGCGCTCAGGCACCTGGCCGAGCAGGGCATGGGACTCGCGCTGCTGCCCGAGCTCATGTGCCGCGATGCGCTCGCCGAAGGCCGGCTGGTGCGCCTGTGCGGCGAATGGGCGTGCGCGGCCAGCGAGATCCAGGCCGCCTTCGCCTCGCGGCGCGGCATGCTGCCGGCGGTGCGCGCATTCATCGACCACCTGCTGCAAAACCCGCCCGGCGAGGCGGCCGGGCGCGCGGGCTTATCCTGATCGCCCGGATTTCCCGCCAGCCCCGCAGACCCACAGACCCCACAGACGCTCCCTCCAAGAAAGCCGAGGCCCGCCATGACCCGCACCGTCGCCCAGAAGCGCGCCGCCTTCCGCACGCTCCACGAACAAGGCTGCTTCGTCATTCCCAACCCGTGGGACATCGGCAGCGCGCGCTTTCTCGAAGGCCTGGGCTTCCAGGCGCTGGCCACCACCAGTTCGGGGTTCGCGTGGTCGCAGGGCCACGCCGACGGCGCGATGTCGCGCGAGCGCATGCTGGCGCACCTGCAGGAACTGGTGGAAGCCACCGACCTGCCGGTGAACGCCGACTTCGAGAACGGCTTCGCGCCCGACGCGCAGGGCGTGGCCGCGAGTGTGCGCCTGGCCATCGAGACCGGCGTGGCGGGGCTTTCCATCGAGGACTCGACGGGCAACGCCGCCGATCCGCTGTTTCCGCTCGACGTGGCCGTCGAACGCCTGCGTGCCGCGCGCCAGGCCATCGACGCCTCGGGCGCCGACGTGATGCTCATCGGCCGAGCCGAGAACTTCTTCGCCGGCCGGCCCGACCTCGACGACGCCATCGCGCGGCTCAAGGCCTACTCGGACGCCGGCGCCGACTGCCTCTACGCGCCCGGCATCAAGACCCGCGAGCAGATCGCGGCCGTGGTGGCCGCCGTGGCGCCCAAGCCCGTGAACCTGCTCGTGGGCGGGACCAGCGAACTCACCATGCAGGACATCGCCGGGCTCGGCGTGCGCCGCGTCAGCGTGGGCGGCGGCATGGCGCGCGCGGCCTGGGGCGGCTTCATTCGCGCGGCGCGCACGCTGGCGCAGCAGGGCCGCTTCGACGGTTTCGCCGATGCAGCGGCGGGCAACGAACTCAATGCCTTCTTCCGGCCGTTCGCAGACTGACTTCGTGGCGGGACCGCTCGACGCGCTGCTCACCGAGATCCGCGCCTGCCGTGCCTGCGCGCTGCACCTGCCGCTCGGGCCGCGCCCGGTGCTGCAGGCCAGCGCGAGCGCGCGGCTGCTCATCATCGGCCAGGCACCGAGCCTCACCGTGCACCAGACCGGCGTGCCATGGGACGACCGCAGCGGCGAGCAACTGCGCCGCTGGCTCGGCATCGACCGCGCCATCTTCTACGACGCCGCGCGCGTCGCGCTCATGCCGATGGGCTATTGCTACCCGGGCCGCGGCACCAGCGGCGACCTGCCACCGCGCCGCGAATGCGCCGCGCTGTGGCACGACAGGCTGCTCGCGCAGATGACGCAGGTCGAGCTGACGCTGCTCGTCGGCCAGTATGCGCAGCGCCATGTGCTGGGCGCGAAGGCGCGCGCCGGCGTCACCGAGACCGTCGAGGCCTTCGCCGATTACGCGCCCCGCTTCATCCCGTTGCCGCATCCGTCGCCGCGCAACACGGGCTGGTTCAAGCACCATCCGTGGTTCGAGAGCGATGTGCTGCCGGTGCTGCGCGAGCGGGTGCAGCTTGCGCTTGCGCCATCGCTCACCTTGGAGCGGACAGGGCCGGCGCCTTCACCCGCATCGCCGGGCGCATCCGCGCGCAGCAGCAGGCGCATCCGGTGAATGCCGGTGAAAGGCCGGCGGCGCGCGCCTCACCACCAATGCCAGCGCGCGATGTCGTCGCTCAGTCCCATCAGCAGCAACGCCACGGCCACCAGCGCGACGATGCACTTGGTGCGCCGCGACATCCCTTCCTTCGGCGCGTAGGTTTCGGCGTCGCCGCTGAAGTGCACGCCGCAGTGCGGGCACTGGCGCACGTAGCCGAAGATGGGCTCGCCGCAGCGGGCGCAGGGCACTTCGCCGGGGCCGGGTTCGTTCGATGGCGGCGCATCGCGCAAAGCCTGGGCGGCGGCGCGCTGTCTCAGCCTTTGCCTTTCCAGCCGCATGCGGCGTTCGCGGTGCGCGGCCAGGTCGATGGGTTCGTCGGGCTTGTCGGACATCGGAGAAGTTCGGTTCAGCGCGCCTTCGGCGCGGGCTTGCTGCGTGCCGAAGGTCGCCGCGGCGGGCGGGCCTCCAGCACCAGTTCGGCGGGCAGCTGGTCGTTCCACGACTCGGTGAAATAGGCCCGGTCGCTGGGCACGAGTTGCGGCAGCGCCTCGCGCAGCAAGGCCAGCGAGTGCCCGGCCGCCTCCAGCTCGCCTGCATGCGCGGCGTACCAGGCGTGCTCGAACAGCAGGCTGCAGTGCTGCAGCCCCGGGTAGCGGCGGCGCCCGGCCTGGTGGTCGGCCAGCCTCGCCTGCGCCACCTGCACCCAGCGCGCGGGCCAGTTCGTGGCGTCGAATGCATCGGCGAGCGGTCCGGCCAGCCGGGAGACGGCCGCGGGGTCGAGCGGCTTTTGCGCGCGGAATTGCGCGAGCGTGGGTTGTTTTTCATTGTCCGGCGGCCTGCAGTGCCCGCGCGCGATGCGCATCAGGTAGATCGCGTTCCAGGCCGAGCGGCCCTGGCCGTCGGTGTGGCCGCACAGCCATTCGCTGAAGGCGATCCACTGCACCGCGCGGCGCGTGGTGTCCGCGTTGCCGTCGTGCGCCAGCGCAGGCAGGTCGGAGAGTCCGACGCGGTCGAACAGCCAGGCCGCCATGCCCATGTTGGCGGCCACGTGCTGCGCCGCGTCGAACGAGTGCGACTCGAACGCCGCCGCCAGCGCCTCGCCGAAGCGGCGCAGCGACTCCTCGGCCAGCGCGGCGGCGGCAGGCTTGTCGCCGGCCGCGAGCGCCAGCGCCTGCGAGCGGCACGCCAGCGCCCACAGGTTGCACCACTCGAAGCGCACGTCGGGATGGTGGCGCAGCACCAGCGCGCGCGATGCGTCCTCGGCCATGCCACCCAGCAGCGACTGCGCCAGCGGCAGGTCGCGCGCGGTGTAGGCGCACCAAGCCGAGACGATGCATTCCATCGCGCCGAGGTAGTCGTTGCCCGCCACGTGGTGCGCGAGCCGCTGCTTCTTGAGCGCCTGCAGCCGGCGCCGCGCCTGCTCGTTGTCGCCGAGCCGGCGCCACAGCATGGCTTCGTTCAGCGTGACCAGCGCGCGCTGGAAGTCGGTGGCGGCAAGCGTGCCGGCGAGGCGGATCGACTCCAGCGCACTGCCGTTGCCGCCGCCGGCATGGCCTGCCACCGGCGCCATCAGCCGCCCTTGCCGCGCCGCCTGCTGCGATGCGACCAGCTGCTTCCAGAAGGCGGCGTCCTGCAGGTGCACCGCATCGGGCGGCGTTGCGCCCGCACCCTGCGCCTTGCGCGAACGCAGGCCGAGGAACGAGGCCACCTCCTTCGCGGTGGCGGCATGGCCGTCGACCAGCACGCGCACTCGCTTCGCTTCGGAAGCCGGCAGCCAGAACGGGCCCTGGCTGCGCCGCTCGGCGTTCAGGAAGCGGGGCTCGCGCTGCGTGTCCTCGCCCCAGCCGACCTCGATGCCCCAGGCCTTGAAGTCGCGGAATGCGCGGCTCACCACCATGCGCAGCGTGCTCGCATCGGACACCTCGCCGCGCAGGTCCGCCAGCCTCACGAGGCCCGTGCCGGCCTCGTGGGCGTGCTGCATGCGAACCAGCAGCCAGAGCGACTGGAAAGCCGCGCGGCGGCCGTCGACCGACTGGGGCGACGTGAGCTCGATCGAGAGCAGGGCTGGGGACGCAACGGACTTGGGCACGTCCCGGATTGAACCTCAAAAAGAGGCCGTCGATCCGAACGGCCCGCGC encodes:
- a CDS encoding L-serine ammonia-lyase, which gives rise to MMLSAFDIFKIGIGPSSSHTVGPMRAALMFAQSLERRGVLARVARLQVELFGSLGATGHGHATDQGVILGLFGDAPDTVRPETVQPRLDALRRSGRLSLLGTAPIAFDRVRDIAFRGEESLPEHPNAMRFAAFAGDGAVLAETTYFSVGGGFVVEGGQAAAGTVATAAAVPHPFSTGDELMAQCAATGLSVAELMLRNECTWRPEAEVRSGLLRIWGVMQQCVQRGFGIDNPLAVQPMPGPLRMRRRASELHRELLAQAGAADPLAAMDWVNAFAMAVNEENAAGGRVVTAPTNGAAGVVPAVMHYYQRFVPQASDDGIVDFLLTAAAIGMLYKTNASISGAEVGCQGEVGVACSMAAGALAAVLGATPAQVENAAEIGMEHNLGLTCDPVGGMVQIPCVERNAMGAVKAINAARMALRGDGSHYVSLDAVIRTMKQTGEDMKSTYKETSLGGLAVNVVEC
- a CDS encoding VOC family protein: MNDIALPARALPDFTRAALRPVKLAHVVLRVSDLARSRAWYLEVLQAHAAFENDMLCFLTYDDEHHRIGLIAPPGLKHEADASTGLEHIAFTYGSLGELLANYRRLAARGIRPYWCINHGPTVSMYYRDPDGHRLELQHDVFETAEDISAFFAGGAYAENFMGVVFEPEALIARFEAGEPLASLTARPGLPEGKGPWDMFVP
- a CDS encoding fumarylacetoacetate hydrolase family protein — protein: MKLASFHHRDALRFGVVRNDGIADLSERPGAPPGLRELLARGDEGMAWLRAALDGAPRVALSDVRLAAPVPAPRKFLGLGGNYASHLAEAARVGLVRAPGQVWFNKQVSCVAGPFDEVHRPHVSGQFDYEGELGVVIGRRCRHVRAEDAMAMVAGYVVVNDLSVRDWQMRAPTHTLGKSFDTHGPFGPWLVTHDEIADPHALRLRTWVNGELRQNGSTAQMIHRIEAMLVELSTAFTLEPGDVLATGSPAGVGGLMDPPRYLVPGDVVRVEIEGIGHIENRVIEEPEA
- a CDS encoding LysR substrate-binding domain-containing protein, encoding MEDFNDLALFAHVVTQQGFSAASRHLGIPKSRLSRRISQLEERMGVRLLQRSSRRLLLTSVGRQFYERCQATVAAGEEAFDVVRQATAQPQGLLRVSCPFTLAQFWLTPLIPAFMRACPGVRLRLEVSNRRVDPLQENVDVVLRVRRPPFEDSSLVARRLGGTVDVLLASPALVARLGTPQALGDLAAWPVLSLPDGNERYLWTLERGAQGEKQSLSFTPHFVTDDMFALRHLAEQGMGLALLPELMCRDALAEGRLVRLCGEWACAASEIQAAFASRRGMLPAVRAFIDHLLQNPPGEAAGRAGLS
- a CDS encoding isocitrate lyase/PEP mutase family protein — translated: MTRTVAQKRAAFRTLHEQGCFVIPNPWDIGSARFLEGLGFQALATTSSGFAWSQGHADGAMSRERMLAHLQELVEATDLPVNADFENGFAPDAQGVAASVRLAIETGVAGLSIEDSTGNAADPLFPLDVAVERLRAARQAIDASGADVMLIGRAENFFAGRPDLDDAIARLKAYSDAGADCLYAPGIKTREQIAAVVAAVAPKPVNLLVGGTSELTMQDIAGLGVRRVSVGGGMARAAWGGFIRAARTLAQQGRFDGFADAAAGNELNAFFRPFAD
- a CDS encoding uracil-DNA glycosylase family protein, which translates into the protein MPSSGRSQTDFVAGPLDALLTEIRACRACALHLPLGPRPVLQASASARLLIIGQAPSLTVHQTGVPWDDRSGEQLRRWLGIDRAIFYDAARVALMPMGYCYPGRGTSGDLPPRRECAALWHDRLLAQMTQVELTLLVGQYAQRHVLGAKARAGVTETVEAFADYAPRFIPLPHPSPRNTGWFKHHPWFESDVLPVLRERVQLALAPSLTLERTGPAPSPASPGASARSSRRIR